GTGCGGGCCAGACGCGGTCGTGCCGGTCCGGTCCCACGCGTCCGATGAGCAGCTGCGTCTGCACGGCTCCGGGGCGGTCCACGATGACGACACGCCCGGTGTCGTCCGCGGTCACCGGAGGCACCGGACGCGGTTCGGCGGTGCCGCCCGTCCAGGCGCCGACGGTGTCGGCGAGGACGGCGTCCAGGTCGACGCCGGTCAGGTCGCCCACGATGACGGCCGTCGCCGTGGCGGGACGCACGTGCTTCTCGTAGAAGGTGCGCACCGCCGCCGAGTCGATGGCCGTGACCGTCTCCTCCGTGCCCTGGCGGGGGCGCGACATGCGGGCGGTCGCCGGGAAGAGCTGCCGGGAGAGCTCCTTGGCGGCGCGCCGCCCCGGGTTGGCGGCCTCGTGCGGGATCTCGTCCAGGCGGTTGCGCACGAGGCGTTCGATCTCGCTGTCCGCGAAGGCGGGGGCGCGCAGGGCGTCGGAGAGCAGGCCCATCGCCTTGGGGAGGCGGGAGACCGGGACTTCGAGGGAGACGCGGACGCCGGGGTGGTCGGCGTGCGCGTCCATGGTGGCGCCGCAGCGGTCGAGTTCGGCGGCGAAGTCCTCGGCGGAGTGCTTGTCGGTGCCTTCGTTGAAGGCCCTCGCCATGATCGTGGCGACGCCGTCGAGGCCCTCGGGCTCGGCGTCCAGCGGTGCCTCGAGGTGGATCTCCACCGCGACGACCTGCTGGCCGGGGCGGTGGCAGCGCAGCACGGTGAGGCCGTTGTCCAGGGTGGCGCGCTCGGGCGCGGGGAAGGCCCACGGCCGTGCGGTGCCCGCCTGGGGCTGCGGGTGGAACTGCATCGTTGCGGCCTCGCTCACTTCGCGGCCTCCTCTTCGTCCTCGTCGGTGGCTTCGGCGGGCGCGATGGGCTCGTACACGAGCACCGCGCGGTTGTCCGGGCGCAGCCGGGCCGCCGCGGCCGCCCTGACCTCTTCCGCGGTGACGTCGAGGACGCGCCCGACGGCGGTGAGGGCGAGCTGCGGGTCGCCGAACAGGACGGCGTACCGGCACAGTTCGTCCGCGCGGCCCGACACCGTGGAGAGCCGGTCCAGCCACTCGCGCTCCAGCTGTGCCTGGGCGCGCTCCATCTCCTCTTCGGTGGGGCCCTCTTCCGCGAAGCGGGCGAGCTCCTCGTCGACGGCGGCCTCGATGACGGGGACCTCGACGTCACCGGACGTCTTCACGTCGAGCCAGCCGAGCGAGGGGGCTCCGGCGAGCCGCAGCAGGCCGAACCCGGCCGCCACGGCGGTGCGGTCGCGGCGCACGAGGCGGTTGTAGAGCCGGGAGGACTCGCCGCTGCCGAGGACCGTGAGCGCCAGGTCGGCGGCGTCGCACGCGCGCGTGCCGTCCTCCGGGAGGCGGTAGGCGGCCATCAGGGCGCGGGCCGGGACCTCCTCCTCGATGACCTCGCGCAGCTCCTTGCCGATCGTGTCGGGCAGCGATCCGTCGCGCGGCGGCTGCTTGCCGTCGTGCGAGGGGATGGATCCGAAGTACTTCTCGACCCAGGCGAGGGTCTCCTGCGGGTCGATGTCGCCGACGATCGAAAGGACAGCGTTGTTGGGCGCGTAGTACGTGCGGAAGAACGCCCGCGCGTCCTCCAAGGTCGCCGCGTCCAGGTCGGCCATGGAGCCGATCGGGGTGTGGTGGTAAGGGTGGCCCTCGGGGTACGAGAGGGCGGTCAGCTTCTCGAAGGCCGTGCCGTACGGAACGTTGTCGTAGCGCTGGCGGCGCTCGTTCTTGACGACGTCGCGCTGGTTCTCCATGGATTCTTCGTCGAGCGCGGAGAGCAGCGAGCCCATGCGGTCGGCTTCCAGCCACAGGGCCAGCTCGAGCTGGTGTGTGGGCATGGTCTCGAAGTAGTTGGTGCGCTCGAAGCTCGTGGTGCCGTTGAGCGACCCGCCCGCTCCCTGCACCAGCTCGAAGTGCCCGTTGCCGTGCACCTGCTTCGAACCCTGGAACATGAGGTGCTCGAAGAGGTGCGCGAGGCCCGTACGGCCCTTCACCTCGTGCCGTGAGCCGACGTCGTACCAGAGGCAGACCGCGGCGACCGGGGTCAGGTGGTCCTCGGAGAGCACCACGCGCAGGCCGTTGGCCAGCCGGTGCTCGGTCGCTGTCAGGCCGCCGGAACCGGCCTCGGCTGTGGCCGTGTGACCCATGGGCATGTACGTCCCTTCGATCGCGAAAAGCTGGAAATTCTGCCAGTCCTGACACTGTATGCAAGCGTGCGGACAACCTGTGAAGTTCCCGCTCCGCGCTCGGCGTAGCCGGCCCCGAAGTCCGGGTCGTGGTCGGCGTTGTCAGTGGGACAGTCCACAATGGTCGGCGTCAGATCCCGTTGATGCCCTGGCAGACACATTGAAGGAGCCGCAGCAGCGATGGCCCGCCGCAGCACGAAGACCCCGCCGCCCGATGACTCGTTCGAGGAGAAGATCCTCGACATCGACGTCGTCGACGAGATGCAGGGCTCCTTCCTCGAGTACGCGTATTCGGTCATCTACTCGCGCGCCCTGCCGGACGCCCGCGACGGCATGAAGCCGGTGCACCGGCGCATCGTCTACCAGATGAACGAGATGGGCCTGCGCCCCGACCGCGGCTATGTGAAGTGCGCCCGCGTCGTCGGCGAGGTCATGGGTAAGTTGCACCCGCACGGCGACGCGTCGATCTACGACGCCCTGGTGCGCATGGCCCAGCCCTTCTCCATGCGCCTGCCGCTGGTGGACGGCCACGGAAACTTCGGCTCGCTCGGCAACGACGACCCGCCGGCCGCCATGCGGTACACCGAGTGCAAGATGGCCGACGCCACGTCCCTGATGACGGAGTCGATCGAAGAGAACACGGTCGACTTCGAGTCGAACTACGACGGCCAGGAGCAGGAGCCGGTCACCCTTCCGGCGGCCTACCCGAACCTTCTGGTGAACGGCTCGTCCGGCATCGCCGTCGGCATGGCGACGAACATGCCGCCGCACAACCTCGGCGAGGTCATCGCCGCCGCCCGCCACCTGATCAAGCACCCCGGGGCCGACCTGGAGACGCTGATGCGTTTCGTGCCGGGCCCTGACCTGCCCACGGGTGGCCGCATCGTCGGCCTGACCGGGGTCAAGGACGCGTACGAATCGGGGCGTGGCACCTTCAAGATCCGCGCGACGGTGGCCGTCGAGAACGTGACCGCGCGCCGCAAGGGCCTGGTCGTCACCGAACTGCCCTTCTCCGTGGGCCCCGAGAAGGTCATCTCCAAGATCAAGGACCTGGTCGGCTCGAAGAAGCTCCAGGGCATCGCCGACGTCAAGGACCTCACGGACCGCTCGCACGGCCTGCGCCTGGTCATCGAGATCAAGAACGGCTTCGTCCCGGAGGCCGTCCTGGAGCAGCTCTACAAACTGACGCCGATGGAGGAGTCCTTCGGCATCAACAACGTGGCCCTGGTGGACGGCCAGCCGCTCACCCTCGGCCTCAAGGAACTCCTTGAGGTCTATCTCGACCACCGCTTCACCGTCGTGCGCCGCCGCAGCGAGTTCCGTCGCAGCAAGAAGCAGGCGCGGCTGCACCTGGTGGAGGGCCTCCTCGTCGCCCTCCTGGACATCGACGAGGTCATCCGCCTCATCCGCTCCAGCGACAACTCCGCACAGGCCAAGGAGCGCCTGATGGAGCGCTTCTCGCTGAGCGAGATCCAGACGCAGTACATCCTCGACACGCCGCTGCGCCGCCTCACCAAGTTCGACCGCATCGAGCTGGAGTCGGAGCGCGACAAGCTCAACGCCGAGATCGAGGAGCTGACCCGGATCCTGGAGTCGGACGCCGAGCTGCGCAAGCTGGTCTCCGCCGAACTGGCCGCCGTGGCCAAGAAGTTCGGCACGGATCGGCGCACGGTGCTCCTGGAGTCGTCGGGCACCCCGGCGCCCACGGTGTCGCTGCAGGTGGCGGACGACCCGTGTCGCGTGCTCCTCTCCTCGACCGGCCTCCTCGCCCGTACGGCGAACGGCGAGCCGTTCGCCGAGAGCGACACCAAGCGCGTCAAGCACGACGTGATCATCTCCGCCGTGCCCGCGACCGCGCGGGGCGAGGTGGGCGCGGTGACGTCCGGGGGACGGCTCCTCCGCCTCTCCGTGGTGGACCTGCCGCAGCTCCCGGAGACGCATGCGGCACCGAACCTCTCCGGAGGCGCGCCGGTCTCGGAGCTGCTCTCCCTGGAGGCGGACGAGAAGCTGATCTGCCTGATGACCCTGGACGAGTCCTCACCGGGCCTCGCGCTCGGCACCGAGCAGGGCGTGGTCAAGCGCGTGGTCCCGGACTATCCCTCGAACAAGGAAGAGCTGGAGGTCATCACCCTCAAGGACGGTGACCGGATCGTCGGCGCGGCCGAGCTGCGCACGGGCGAGGAGGACCTGGTCTTCATCACGGACGACGCCCAGCTCCTCCGGTACCAGGCCTCGCAGGTCCGCCCGCAGGGCCGTCCCGCGGGCGGCATGACGGGCATCAAGCTCGCGGACGGCGTCAAGGTCATCTCCTTCGTGGCGGTGGACCCGGCCGTGGACGCCGTGGTCTTCACGGTGGCGGGTTCGCGCGGCACGCTCGACGACTCGGTGCAGACGACGGCCAAGGTGACGCCGTTCGACCAGTACCCCCGCAAGGGCCGGGCCACGGGCGGCGTACGCGTCCAGCGCTTCCTAAAGG
This Streptomyces sp. NBC_01283 DNA region includes the following protein-coding sequences:
- a CDS encoding M16 family metallopeptidase, with translation MSEAATMQFHPQPQAGTARPWAFPAPERATLDNGLTVLRCHRPGQQVVAVEIHLEAPLDAEPEGLDGVATIMARAFNEGTDKHSAEDFAAELDRCGATMDAHADHPGVRVSLEVPVSRLPKAMGLLSDALRAPAFADSEIERLVRNRLDEIPHEAANPGRRAAKELSRQLFPATARMSRPRQGTEETVTAIDSAAVRTFYEKHVRPATATAVIVGDLTGVDLDAVLADTVGAWTGGTAEPRPVPPVTADDTGRVVIVDRPGAVQTQLLIGRVGPDRHDRVWPAQVLGTYCLGGTLTSRLDRVLREEKGYTYGVRSFAQVLRSTPDGSGAAMLAISGSVDTESTGPALDDLWKVLRTLAAEGLTDAERDVAVQNLVGVAPLKYEMAASVAATLADQVEQHLPDDFQAQLYRQLAATGTVEATAAVVSAFPVDRLVTVLVGDAARIEEPVRALGIGEVSVVTG
- a CDS encoding M16 family metallopeptidase, whose protein sequence is MGHTATAEAGSGGLTATEHRLANGLRVVLSEDHLTPVAAVCLWYDVGSRHEVKGRTGLAHLFEHLMFQGSKQVHGNGHFELVQGAGGSLNGTTSFERTNYFETMPTHQLELALWLEADRMGSLLSALDEESMENQRDVVKNERRQRYDNVPYGTAFEKLTALSYPEGHPYHHTPIGSMADLDAATLEDARAFFRTYYAPNNAVLSIVGDIDPQETLAWVEKYFGSIPSHDGKQPPRDGSLPDTIGKELREVIEEEVPARALMAAYRLPEDGTRACDAADLALTVLGSGESSRLYNRLVRRDRTAVAAGFGLLRLAGAPSLGWLDVKTSGDVEVPVIEAAVDEELARFAEEGPTEEEMERAQAQLEREWLDRLSTVSGRADELCRYAVLFGDPQLALTAVGRVLDVTAEEVRAAAAARLRPDNRAVLVYEPIAPAEATDEDEEEAAK
- a CDS encoding DNA topoisomerase (ATP-hydrolyzing) subunit A, yielding MARRSTKTPPPDDSFEEKILDIDVVDEMQGSFLEYAYSVIYSRALPDARDGMKPVHRRIVYQMNEMGLRPDRGYVKCARVVGEVMGKLHPHGDASIYDALVRMAQPFSMRLPLVDGHGNFGSLGNDDPPAAMRYTECKMADATSLMTESIEENTVDFESNYDGQEQEPVTLPAAYPNLLVNGSSGIAVGMATNMPPHNLGEVIAAARHLIKHPGADLETLMRFVPGPDLPTGGRIVGLTGVKDAYESGRGTFKIRATVAVENVTARRKGLVVTELPFSVGPEKVISKIKDLVGSKKLQGIADVKDLTDRSHGLRLVIEIKNGFVPEAVLEQLYKLTPMEESFGINNVALVDGQPLTLGLKELLEVYLDHRFTVVRRRSEFRRSKKQARLHLVEGLLVALLDIDEVIRLIRSSDNSAQAKERLMERFSLSEIQTQYILDTPLRRLTKFDRIELESERDKLNAEIEELTRILESDAELRKLVSAELAAVAKKFGTDRRTVLLESSGTPAPTVSLQVADDPCRVLLSSTGLLARTANGEPFAESDTKRVKHDVIISAVPATARGEVGAVTSGGRLLRLSVVDLPQLPETHAAPNLSGGAPVSELLSLEADEKLICLMTLDESSPGLALGTEQGVVKRVVPDYPSNKEELEVITLKDGDRIVGAAELRTGEEDLVFITDDAQLLRYQASQVRPQGRPAGGMTGIKLADGVKVISFVAVDPAVDAVVFTVAGSRGTLDDSVQTTAKVTPFDQYPRKGRATGGVRVQRFLKGEDCLSFAWAGPTPPLAAQRSGLPAELPEIDPRRDGSGVSLSKPVAAVAGPA